The Marivirga salinae DNA window GTAGCCTAACTACTCCTTGGAGGTTCGAATCCTCCCCTTACAGCTAGGGTTTAGGTAATATTGCAAAGAAACGCTTTGCGAATATTGAAACAATGATTAAAGAAAACCAGCCTACGCTAAAGCTGCGGTTGGTAAATATTGTAAGGTGATGGAATTGGCAAACATGCCCTCCTATCTCGGGGGTGGAGGTTTGGTACAAAGCGCAGACATTTCACGATAATTTACATAGTAGTTTATCGTGGAAACTGTAGCCTAACTACTCCTTGGAGGTTCGAATCCTCCCCTTACAGCTAGGGTTTAGGTAATATTGCAAAGAAACGCTTTGCGAATATTGAAACAATGATTAAAGAAAACCAGCCTACGCTAAAGCTATGGTTGGTAAATATTGTAAGGTGATGGAATTGGCAAACATGCCCTCCTGTCTCGGGGGTGGAGATTTGGGACAAAGCGCAGACATTTCACGATAATTTACATGGTAGTTTATCGTGGAAACTGTAGCCTAACTACTCCTTGGAGGTTCGAATCCTCCCCTTACAGCTACTATCTACCGATGCTTTAGAATAGGTGGGAATTATCTATAGAGATAGATTCCGTTAAAATTTAATTTGCTCATTTTACAAGTCTGCACTCCTTGAGCAATAAAGTTGAATAAAATTTCTTTTGCAGTATCTATTTCACAAAATTGATAGACTATTTCTTCCTGCACTTCTAACCTTGAAATTCTTTCCAAAGATGCAATTCCTATTTTCCATTCATGAAAGGGAGCCTTACTTAATTCTATTTGGTTGCTGAATTTTTCGATGATGTTGGTTTTATCCACAGTGGTTGTATGCATGATTTGATGATTTTATTTAGGTAAATCTCGTTTAATTCAGCTTTAATTCATATTAATTCTATATTTTATCGTTTAAGTGCAATATTTAAGCCATCAGTGTGACTAATGGCGGGATGTATTAAGTGATTTACAGATGTAAGTTTTGATGGTTTTAATAGTTTATGATTGATAGGCTGCTCGATATTTTAATCAGAGATTAAAATGGATAGATTCCTTTCTTCAAAGGAATGACGTTCTAATCTGGTAGATTGTGATAGAGTCTAGTAGGGAATGTCTAATCAAAAAGGGGGGTGGTTGATTTTAGCACTTTACAGACTTCCGTGCGTCATTCCCTTGCTGAAGGGAATCTCATCTTATTGAAACTTCGTTTCAATAATCCGTTTTATGGATTACTTTTCACTTTTATATTTAGCTTTTGATAATCTGCTATGGATATTTTAATCAGAGATTAAAATGAATAGATCCCTTTCTTCAAAGGGATGACGATCTTATCTGTTGGATTGCAATAGAGCGAAGTAGGAGAGAGTGTTCAATATTCCCTAAATAAATCAAAAAAAAAGAGGCTGATTAATCAGCCTCTTTTTTATTTTCTTGGTTAGTGTCTTCTTTATCTTGGTCTTTTTTGCCCTTCTTATCTTCTTTTTTCTTTTTCTTCGACTTGATAAAGAGTGTTTCGCTCTTACCATCATGATCTGCTATGATGGAATCACCAATTTTTATATTTTCATTTAAGATTTCTTCAGCTACTAAATCTTCCAAATACTTTTGGATGGCTCTGTTCAACGGTCTTGCACCATATTGTTGATCATATCCTTTCTTCGATAAGAAATCTTTAGCTGCGTCTGTTAAATCAATATCATACCCTAAAGACAACATTCTGTCAAAGACTTTTTTCAATGAAATGTCAATGATTTTGTGTAAATGCTCTCTTTCAAGATGGTTGAACACAATCACATCATCCAGCCTATTCAAGAACTCAGGACTGAAAGCTTTTTTCAGTGCATTTTGAATAGTGGATTTCATGACCTCATTTGAATTATCTTCTTTGGCGCTATTTGAGAAACCAATTCCAGCTCCAAAATCTTTCAAGTCACGAACCCCAATATTAGAAGTCATGATGATAATTGTATTTCTGAAATCAACCCTTCTTCCGAGTCCATCAGTTAAGATACCGTCATCCAATACTTGTAATAATAAGTTGAATACATCTGGGTGAGCTTTTTCAATCTCATCCAAAAGAACTACAGAATAAGGCTTTCTTCTTACTTTTTCAGTAAGTTGACCACCTTCTTCATATCCAACATAGCCTGGAGGCGCTCCAACTAATCTCGATACGGAAAATTTCTCCATATATTCACTCATATCAATTCTGATAAGAGCATCTTCCTTATCGAATAAATAAGTAGAAAGAACTTTTGCCAGCTCGGTTTTACCAACACCAGTTGGGCCTAAGAAAACGAATGAACCAATCGGTTTTTTCGGATCTTTTAAACCAATTCTTGTTCTTTGAATAGCTTTAGAAAGTTTTCCAATCGCTTCATCTTGTCCAATGACTTGCTTTTTCAAATCATCGCCCATTCCTTTCAACTTCACACTTTCATTTTGAGCTACACGCTTAGTTGGAACACCTGTCATCATGGCGATAACCTCGGCAACATTATCTTCTGTTACCGTGTATCGCTTAGCTTTAGTGTCTTCCTCCCATTTTCTTTTCTCTGCTTCTAGCTCATCTATAAGTTTTTTCTCAGTATCTCTTAATCGAGCTGCTTCTTCATATTTCTGACTTCTAACAACTTGATTTTTTTCTTTCTTGATGTCTTCTATTGAAGCTTCTAACTTCACAATTTCATCAGGAACATGGATATTATTCAAGTGAACTCTTGCACCTGCTTCATCCATTACATCAATGGCTTTATCAGGTAAAAATCTATCAGAGATATAACGATCACTTAATCTTACACAAGATTCAATTGCATCATCTGTAAAATTAACATTGTGATGTTCTTCGTATTTATCTTTGATGTTCATTAGAATCTCTCTGGTTTCTTCAGGAGTGGTAGCGTCTACCATTACCATTTGGAAACGTCTAGCTAATGCACCATCTTTTTCAATATATTGACGATACTCATCTAAAGTAGTGGCACCTATACATTGAATTTCGCCCCTTGCTAAGGCTGGTTTAAACATATTACTGGCATCCAAAGAACCTGAAGCGCCACCTGCACCTACTATAGTGTGCAACTCATCAATGAATAAGATAACATTTGGAGATTTCTCCAACTCATTCATTACGGCTTTCATTCTTTCCTCGAACTGACCTCTGTATTTTGTTCCGGCTACTAATGAAGCTAAATCCAAAGTCACTACTCTTTTACCAAAAAGAACTCTAGAAACTTTTCTTTGCACAATTCTTAATGCTAAACCTTCCGCAATGGCAGTTTTACCAACGCCTGGTTCACCAATTAAAATTGGATTGTTTTTCTTTCTTCTTGATAAAATTTGGGCTACACGCTCAATTTCTTTTTCACGACCAACTATTGGATCTAATTTATCTTCTTCAGCCATTTTCGTTAAATCGCGTCCGAAGTTATCTAAAACAGGTGTTTTAGATTTTTCACTAGTTTTGGATCCACTGGAGCCTCCACCACTAGTTTCTCTTGAGCCACTTCCGCCAAATATTTTACCTGAATCCTCATCGCTATCATCAGTATCTGAAGATGCCATAGGATTTTGGGTTTGATATTCTAATAGCTCTTTAATCACATCGTAATTCACATCAAATTTTTCCATCACTTGAGAAGCGATATTGTCTTCATCTCTCAAAATGGATAATAATAAATGCTCAGTTCCGATTAATTGACTTTTAAAAATTTTAGCTTCCAAATAAGTAATTTTCAATACTTTTTCAGATTGCTTTGTCAACGGTATATTGGCTAGATTCTTTACGTTATTCGTAGCGGTTCCTCTTGTGCTTCGTTCTAATTCCCCTCGAAGTTCATCGAGCGAAACCCCAAGCTTTTTCAAGAGACTGATCGCCACGCCTTCCCCTTCTCTTACCATTCCTAGTAATAAGTGCTCTGTACCAATATAGTCATGGCCTAATCTAAGCGCCTCTTCACGGCTCAAAGAAATTACCTCTTTAACTCTGTTTGAAAATTTTGCTTCCATATGCTTACTGCTCGATATTCTAACTTAATGCCCGAAGGCATATTTAAATGTAACTATTATAAAAACTAAATAAAAAACCTAAGGTTTAATTTATTTAAAAATTGACTGCTGAATGACAGTTTTTGTATTTGGTCCTTCATTCATCAACAAATCTATAACACTTAAGTTCGGTTCAAAATTGTTGCCAAAACTCTGGTTGTAGGCTTTTGGTTTATGAAATTGATTTAAAATTTCTGGTTTTTTAGGGTGTATTAACGACCTGGCATCCATAACGTTCTCTGAAACCTTTTTTTCATAACTGCCGCTTTCGGTAATTTTTATTTTTTGACCCGTAATTTTAAGACAGATTGTCAGTAAATCTAAATTCACATCCCATAAATAAAGATAGTCCTTTTCATAAATAGGTTGGAATTCATCTGCAAAAAATTCAAAAAAGGGTGATTTACCATAGCAAGTTTGTATGCTTCGCCAGTGTTTTTTGCTCCAGTTTTGACTATTATCTATTTTAATATCTCTTGTTTTGATCTTTTTATTAGCACCTTGAAGCGGAACAGTTAAGATTTCAATCTGCTGAGATGACAACAGATGACATCGATTTCTATAGGTTTGCTTTTCAAAAAACTCATTTGCTTCCAAAATCATTTCCTCTTTTCCTTCAAGGCTAGAAAAAAATGCTACTGAAGGTAAATACTGTAATTCTATTAAAATGGATTTATGCATTTAGAAATTAATTCCTCGAAATTTATAAAATGATTTCTCCTAATCCTTCTCTAACGATTTCCGCAGGCTCTTTAGTGCAATCTATTACAGTTGAAGGATTATTATTCCCATATCCACCATCAATTACTACATCCACTAAGTTTTTAAAGGATTCATAGATTTCTTCCGGGTCAGTAGGGTATTCTACTATATCGTCATCATCCTTTATGGAAGTTGTAATGAGTGGATTTCCCAAAGCTTTTACGAGAGCGATCGGGATATTATTATTTGGAATCCTGATTCCTACCGTTTTTTTATTGGCATTGACGATTTTCGGAACATTGCTATTGGCGGGCAATATAAATGTAAAGGGGCCTGGTAAATTTTTCTTCATCAACTTAAATGTTGGTGTAGAGAGATTTTTCACATAATCTGAAATATGGCTCATGTCTTCACAGATAAAGGATAGATTGATTTTCCCTGGTTTAATACCTTTTACCCAACAGAGTTTGTCGATGGCTTTTCTGTTGGTTAAATCACAACCCAAACCATAAATAGTATCAGTAGGATAAATTATAACTCCCCCATCCTTTAAAATGTCTACAATCTGTTGGATTTTCCTTGGGTCAGGATTTTCTTCGAATAATTTGATAAATTCAGCTGCCATATACAATATTAATCAATTTGAAATTAAATAGAATAGTTCAAGCCCAAACAAAATCCTTAAATTTGCATTTTAATTTAAGTCAATTGCATAGTATATGAAAAGAAATAAATTTCTAATAGGGTTTGTGATAGTGTTTTCTATCCTCATAACATCCTTCGTTTTCTATTTTTATCAGGTTTTTTTCTCTGAAAATATTTTAGTAGAAAAAGGTGATGAAGTGATTTTGATAGAGCAGGATATGGATTTTCAAGATTTGCAGGACATTGTTTATGATAGGGGAATAGTAAATGACATGCTGTCCTTTAGTTTTGTAGCAAAGCTGTTGGATTATCAAGAAAACATGAAGCCGGGTCTTTATTTGATGAAAAAAGACATGACCAATCTTCAAGCGGTTAGAATGTTGAGAGCTGGAGAACAAATACCTACTACCACTACTTTTAATAATGTTCGCTTAAAACCAGATTTGGCTGGTAAGATCACCGATAATCTTCAAGCTGATTCAGTTGAATTTCTGAGACTTTTGAATAATGATTCTTTGATAACTACTTATGGATTTACCCAAGAGAATATCCTTAGTATGTTTATCCCGAATACCTATGAAGTTTATTATACCATCTCAGAGCAAGCACTATTTGATAAGATGTATGCTGAATATCAAAGATTTTGGAATGATGAAAGAAAGCAAAAAGCAGAGGCTCTAGGGTTGTCTCCAACAGAAGTAAGTGCTTTGGCCTCTATAGTGCAAGCGGAAAGCATACAGTCTGATGAAAGACCTAAAATCGCAGAAGTGTATTTGAATAGATTGGACAGAAATATGAGGTTGCAGGCAGACCCTGCTTTGGTTTATGCAGTTGGGGATTTTACCATTAAAAGAGTGTTGAATGTTCATAAAGAGGTGGATTCGCCCTATAATTTATATAAATATAAGGGATTACCTCCTGGGCCAATCAATTTACCAGAAATTGAATCTATAGATGCCGTTTTA harbors:
- a CDS encoding ATP-dependent Clp protease ATP-binding subunit, with translation MEAKFSNRVKEVISLSREEALRLGHDYIGTEHLLLGMVREGEGVAISLLKKLGVSLDELRGELERSTRGTATNNVKNLANIPLTKQSEKVLKITYLEAKIFKSQLIGTEHLLLSILRDEDNIASQVMEKFDVNYDVIKELLEYQTQNPMASSDTDDSDEDSGKIFGGSGSRETSGGGSSGSKTSEKSKTPVLDNFGRDLTKMAEEDKLDPIVGREKEIERVAQILSRRKKNNPILIGEPGVGKTAIAEGLALRIVQRKVSRVLFGKRVVTLDLASLVAGTKYRGQFEERMKAVMNELEKSPNVILFIDELHTIVGAGGASGSLDASNMFKPALARGEIQCIGATTLDEYRQYIEKDGALARRFQMVMVDATTPEETREILMNIKDKYEEHHNVNFTDDAIESCVRLSDRYISDRFLPDKAIDVMDEAGARVHLNNIHVPDEIVKLEASIEDIKKEKNQVVRSQKYEEAARLRDTEKKLIDELEAEKRKWEEDTKAKRYTVTEDNVAEVIAMMTGVPTKRVAQNESVKLKGMGDDLKKQVIGQDEAIGKLSKAIQRTRIGLKDPKKPIGSFVFLGPTGVGKTELAKVLSTYLFDKEDALIRIDMSEYMEKFSVSRLVGAPPGYVGYEEGGQLTEKVRRKPYSVVLLDEIEKAHPDVFNLLLQVLDDGILTDGLGRRVDFRNTIIIMTSNIGVRDLKDFGAGIGFSNSAKEDNSNEVMKSTIQNALKKAFSPEFLNRLDDVIVFNHLEREHLHKIIDISLKKVFDRMLSLGYDIDLTDAAKDFLSKKGYDQQYGARPLNRAIQKYLEDLVAEEILNENIKIGDSIIADHDGKSETLFIKSKKKKKEDKKGKKDQDKEDTNQENKKEAD
- a CDS encoding WbqC family protein, with the protein product MHKSILIELQYLPSVAFFSSLEGKEEMILEANEFFEKQTYRNRCHLLSSQQIEILTVPLQGANKKIKTRDIKIDNSQNWSKKHWRSIQTCYGKSPFFEFFADEFQPIYEKDYLYLWDVNLDLLTICLKITGQKIKITESGSYEKKVSENVMDARSLIHPKKPEILNQFHKPKAYNQSFGNNFEPNLSVIDLLMNEGPNTKTVIQQSIFK
- a CDS encoding L-threonylcarbamoyladenylate synthase; this encodes MAAEFIKLFEENPDPRKIQQIVDILKDGGVIIYPTDTIYGLGCDLTNRKAIDKLCWVKGIKPGKINLSFICEDMSHISDYVKNLSTPTFKLMKKNLPGPFTFILPANSNVPKIVNANKKTVGIRIPNNNIPIALVKALGNPLITTSIKDDDDIVEYPTDPEEIYESFKNLVDVVIDGGYGNNNPSTVIDCTKEPAEIVREGLGEIIL
- the mltG gene encoding endolytic transglycosylase MltG — translated: MKRNKFLIGFVIVFSILITSFVFYFYQVFFSENILVEKGDEVILIEQDMDFQDLQDIVYDRGIVNDMLSFSFVAKLLDYQENMKPGLYLMKKDMTNLQAVRMLRAGEQIPTTTTFNNVRLKPDLAGKITDNLQADSVEFLRLLNNDSLITTYGFTQENILSMFIPNTYEVYYTISEQALFDKMYAEYQRFWNDERKQKAEALGLSPTEVSALASIVQAESIQSDERPKIAEVYLNRLDRNMRLQADPALVYAVGDFTIKRVLNVHKEVDSPYNLYKYKGLPPGPINLPEIESIDAVLNPEEHNYIYFCAKPDFSGYHAFATNLRQHNNNARAYQNALNRSNIYK